A genomic window from Agrobacterium tumefaciens includes:
- a CDS encoding ABC transporter permease encodes MTDATIAAPTVAATPTQSALADIWKQFRVHKGGVAGLIVFVFILLAVYVGPYIHTVAPNAINVRERNQWPSWAHPFGTDNLGKDMLAQVLAGGRISLAVGITAMLLALFLGTLVGVLSGYFRRLDGPLMRLTDLFLALPLLPLLLVILMLFRDTLRAAFGPETGIFILIVFVIGITSWMHTARIVRGDVLTIKSQEFIMAAKSSGMREYRIILRHILPNVLSSIMVSATLGIAAAIITESALSFLGLGFPSDFPTWGRLLFDGANFLQLTPSRVLWPGLAISLTVLSVNYIGDAVRDALDPRALKS; translated from the coding sequence ATGACTGACGCCACCATCGCAGCGCCGACGGTTGCGGCCACCCCCACGCAATCCGCCCTTGCCGATATCTGGAAACAGTTCCGCGTTCACAAGGGCGGCGTGGCAGGGCTGATCGTTTTCGTCTTCATCCTGCTTGCTGTCTATGTCGGCCCCTATATCCACACCGTCGCGCCCAACGCCATCAATGTGAGGGAGCGCAACCAGTGGCCATCATGGGCGCATCCCTTCGGCACCGATAATCTCGGCAAGGACATGCTGGCGCAGGTTCTGGCCGGCGGCCGCATCTCGCTTGCCGTCGGTATCACCGCCATGCTGCTGGCGCTGTTTCTCGGCACGCTGGTGGGGGTGCTGTCTGGCTATTTCCGCAGGCTGGACGGTCCGCTGATGCGGCTGACCGACCTGTTCCTGGCCCTGCCGCTTTTGCCGCTGCTGCTCGTCATCCTGATGCTGTTTCGCGATACGCTGCGCGCCGCCTTCGGGCCGGAAACCGGCATCTTCATCCTGATCGTCTTCGTGATCGGGATAACCAGCTGGATGCATACGGCCCGTATCGTGCGCGGCGATGTGCTGACGATCAAAAGCCAGGAATTCATCATGGCGGCGAAATCGAGCGGCATGCGCGAATACCGCATCATCCTCAGGCATATATTGCCGAATGTGCTGAGTTCGATCATGGTCTCGGCCACGCTCGGTATCGCCGCCGCCATCATCACGGAATCCGCGCTGTCCTTCCTCGGCCTCGGCTTCCCCTCCGATTTCCCGACCTGGGGACGGCTGCTGTTCGACGGCGCAAACTTCCTGCAACTGACGCCCTCGCGCGTTTTGTGGCCGGGGCTGGCGATCTCGCTGACGGTTCTGAGCGTCAACTATATCGGTGATGCGGTGCGCGATGCGCTCGACCCGCGGGCGCTGAAGAGCTGA
- a CDS encoding sugar ABC transporter substrate-binding protein, which translates to MTLKTILLGACSALAFSTLASAETLTIATVNNGDMIRMQGLTSDFTAKNPDIKVEWVTLEENVLRERVTTDIATNGGQYDIMTIGNYEVPIWAKQGWLLPLEKLGDKYDVDDILPAIRGGLSAEGKLYAAPFYGESAMIMYRKDLFEKAGLKMPENPTWEFIGDAARKITDRKADINGICLRGKAGWGENMAFISALTNSFGGRWFDENWKPQFDQPEWKSSLQFYVDLMKDAGPSGASSNGFNENLTLFQQGKCGMWIDATVAASFVSNPKDSTVADKVGYALFPTHGELKNHGNWLWSWNLAIPKSSKKADAAEKFISWATSKDYTTLVASKEGWANVPPGTRTSLYKNADYEKAAAFAKPTLAAMDAADITKPTVKPVPYTGGQFVAIPEFQALGTTVGQLFSAVVAGQSSVDDALAGAQSTATREMTRAGYIK; encoded by the coding sequence ATGACACTGAAGACCATTTTGCTGGGCGCATGCTCGGCCCTCGCCTTTTCGACCCTTGCTTCCGCTGAGACGCTGACCATCGCCACCGTGAACAACGGCGACATGATCCGCATGCAGGGGCTGACCTCCGACTTCACGGCAAAGAACCCCGACATCAAGGTCGAATGGGTCACGCTTGAAGAAAACGTACTGCGCGAGCGTGTGACGACCGATATCGCCACCAATGGCGGCCAATACGACATCATGACCATCGGCAACTACGAAGTGCCGATCTGGGCCAAGCAGGGCTGGCTGCTGCCGCTCGAAAAGCTTGGCGACAAATACGACGTGGATGACATCCTGCCGGCGATCCGTGGTGGTCTCTCCGCCGAAGGCAAGCTTTATGCGGCACCCTTCTACGGCGAATCCGCCATGATCATGTATCGCAAGGACCTGTTTGAAAAAGCCGGCCTGAAGATGCCTGAAAATCCGACCTGGGAATTCATCGGCGACGCCGCCCGCAAGATTACCGACCGCAAGGCCGATATCAACGGCATCTGCCTGCGTGGCAAGGCCGGCTGGGGCGAAAACATGGCCTTCATCAGCGCGCTCACCAATTCCTTCGGTGGCCGCTGGTTCGATGAGAACTGGAAGCCGCAGTTCGATCAGCCGGAATGGAAGAGCTCGCTGCAGTTTTACGTCGACCTGATGAAGGATGCCGGTCCGTCGGGCGCGTCCTCCAACGGCTTCAACGAAAACCTGACGCTGTTCCAGCAGGGCAAATGCGGCATGTGGATCGACGCCACGGTGGCTGCCTCCTTCGTATCAAACCCGAAGGATTCGACCGTTGCCGACAAGGTTGGTTATGCGCTGTTCCCGACGCATGGCGAGCTGAAGAACCATGGCAACTGGCTGTGGTCGTGGAACCTTGCGATCCCGAAGAGCTCGAAGAAGGCCGATGCGGCTGAAAAGTTCATCTCCTGGGCAACCAGCAAGGATTACACCACGCTCGTCGCTTCCAAGGAAGGCTGGGCAAACGTGCCTCCGGGCACCCGCACCTCGCTTTACAAGAACGCCGATTATGAAAAGGCCGCCGCCTTCGCCAAGCCGACGCTTGCCGCCATGGATGCCGCCGATATCACCAAGCCGACCGTAAAGCCCGTGCCTTACACGGGTGGCCAGTTCGTGGCGATCCCTGAGTTCCAGGCGCTCGGCACCACGGTCGGTCAGCTGTTCTCGGCGGTTGTTGCCGGTCAGTCGAGCGTTGACGATGCGCTTGCGGGCGCCCAGTCGACAGCAACGCGTGAAATGACCCGCGCCGGTTACATCAAGTAA
- a CDS encoding ribbon-helix-helix domain-containing protein, producing the protein MCKLFIKADPTLWESHTRSLRIDGMVTSVRLENFFWSTLDEIARRDGMNSVQLIAKLYNESIDAGHDLGNFTSFLRVCCGRYLALQLSGDIPARSDIPIAALDADSILEAEQVNYH; encoded by the coding sequence ATGTGCAAGCTTTTCATCAAGGCAGACCCGACGCTCTGGGAGAGCCATACGCGATCGCTCAGGATCGATGGCATGGTCACCAGCGTGCGGCTTGAAAACTTCTTCTGGTCGACGCTGGACGAGATCGCGCGGCGTGACGGCATGAACAGCGTGCAGCTGATCGCCAAGCTCTATAATGAATCGATCGATGCCGGGCACGATCTCGGCAATTTCACCTCCTTCCTGCGGGTTTGCTGCGGGCGTTATCTGGCGCTTCAGCTTTCCGGCGATATTCCGGCGCGCAGCGATATTCCGATTGCGGCACTGGATGCGGACAGCATCCTTGAGGCAGAGCAGGTGAATTACCACTAG
- a CDS encoding ABC transporter ATP-binding protein, producing the protein MLLAATSMEQTGGSVSPVLSVENLTTSFRVDGGWKSVVRNMSFEIAPRETVAIVGESGSGKSVTSLSIMRLLDKKTSRIEGKVMLGGRNLLALPEEEMRKVRGKDISMIFQEPMTSLNPIFPIGKQIAEALTVHQNISSSAAKAEVIRLLEKVRIPNAKNRFDDYPHQFSGGMRQRVMIAMALASRPKLLIADEPTTALDVTIQGQILDLIKQLQEEEGMSVLFITHDMGVVAEVSDRTIVMFRGDVVETGTTDDIFHRGRHPYTRALLSAVPKLGSMKERVLPARFPIIDIKTGESQPVVEVKDTVSGSRTPILSVKDLTTRFDIRSGLFGRKSGAVHAVEKVSFDLAEGETLSLVGESGCGKSTTGRSITRLIEPTSGNVTLDGYEVLKLDKTTLRTMRRSVQMIFQDPFASLDPRMSIGTAIMEPFIEHRLGTKPQAREKAADLMEKVGLSPDMMRRFPHEFSGGQRQRIAIARSLMLDPKVIVADEAVSALDVSIKAQVCNLLLDLQQSLNLAFLFISHDMAVVERVSHRVAVMYLGEIVEIGPRAAVFDNPQHPYTKKLMSAVPVPDPARRQIRRNMATDEIKSPIRPVDYVPPQRHYREVSAGHLVQEAA; encoded by the coding sequence ATGCTTTTGGCGGCAACGTCCATGGAACAGACCGGCGGCTCGGTAAGCCCGGTTCTTTCGGTTGAAAATCTGACCACATCCTTCCGCGTCGATGGCGGCTGGAAATCCGTGGTCCGCAACATGAGTTTCGAGATCGCGCCGCGTGAGACGGTGGCAATCGTCGGGGAAAGCGGCTCGGGCAAAAGCGTGACGTCGCTGTCGATTATGCGGCTTCTGGATAAGAAGACCAGCCGCATCGAGGGCAAGGTCATGCTGGGCGGGCGCAATCTGCTTGCCCTTCCGGAAGAGGAGATGCGCAAGGTTCGCGGCAAGGACATTTCGATGATCTTCCAGGAACCGATGACCAGCCTCAACCCGATCTTTCCAATCGGCAAGCAGATCGCCGAAGCGCTGACGGTACATCAGAATATTTCCTCATCCGCTGCGAAGGCGGAGGTCATTCGCCTGCTCGAAAAGGTCCGCATTCCCAATGCGAAGAACCGTTTCGACGATTATCCGCACCAGTTTTCCGGCGGCATGCGCCAGCGCGTGATGATCGCCATGGCGCTCGCCTCCAGACCGAAGCTCCTGATCGCCGACGAACCGACAACCGCGCTCGACGTGACCATTCAGGGCCAGATCCTCGACCTGATCAAGCAATTGCAGGAAGAAGAGGGCATGTCCGTTCTCTTCATCACCCATGATATGGGCGTGGTTGCGGAAGTGTCGGATCGCACCATCGTCATGTTCCGCGGCGATGTGGTGGAAACCGGCACCACCGACGATATCTTCCACCGCGGTCGCCACCCCTATACGCGCGCTCTTCTTTCGGCGGTGCCGAAGCTCGGCTCGATGAAGGAGCGCGTGCTGCCGGCCCGTTTCCCGATCATCGATATCAAGACCGGCGAGAGCCAGCCCGTGGTGGAGGTGAAGGACACGGTATCCGGTTCGCGCACGCCCATTCTCTCCGTGAAGGACCTGACCACGCGTTTCGATATCCGTTCCGGTCTTTTCGGCCGCAAATCCGGCGCCGTGCATGCGGTGGAAAAGGTCTCCTTCGATCTCGCCGAGGGGGAAACCCTGTCTCTCGTCGGAGAATCGGGTTGCGGCAAGTCCACCACGGGGCGGTCGATCACCCGGCTGATCGAGCCTACCTCGGGCAATGTGACGCTCGACGGTTACGAGGTCCTGAAGCTCGACAAGACGACGCTGCGCACCATGCGCCGCAGCGTGCAGATGATCTTCCAGGATCCCTTCGCCTCGCTCGATCCGCGCATGAGCATCGGTACGGCGATCATGGAACCTTTCATCGAGCATCGGCTGGGAACGAAGCCGCAGGCGCGTGAAAAGGCCGCGGATCTGATGGAAAAAGTGGGTCTAAGCCCGGATATGATGCGGCGTTTCCCGCATGAATTTTCCGGCGGCCAGCGCCAGCGCATCGCCATTGCCCGCTCGCTGATGCTCGACCCCAAGGTCATCGTCGCCGATGAGGCGGTGTCTGCGCTCGATGTGTCCATCAAGGCGCAGGTCTGCAACCTGCTGCTCGACCTGCAACAAAGCCTCAATCTGGCCTTCCTGTTCATCTCGCACGATATGGCAGTGGTGGAGCGCGTCAGCCATCGTGTGGCGGTGATGTATCTCGGCGAGATCGTCGAAATCGGGCCGCGCGCGGCGGTTTTCGACAATCCGCAGCACCCCTATACGAAAAAGCTCATGTCTGCCGTTCCGGTGCCGGACCCGGCGCGGCGGCAGATCCGGCGCAACATGGCGACGGATGAGATCAAAAGCCCGATCCGGCCGGTGGATTATGTGCCGCCGCAGCGCCATTACCGAGAGGTTTCCGCAGGGCATCTGGTGCAGGAAGCGGCGTGA
- a CDS encoding amidohydrolase encodes MPILNRVAEMQEDVAGWRRHLHETPELLYDVFETSKFVAEKLTSFGCDIVETGIGKTGVVGIIRGRHGDGPTIGFRSDMDALPILETSGKPWASKIPGKAHSCGHDGHTAMLLGAAQYLAETRNFKGSVAVIFQPAEEGGAGALAMLNDGMMEKFGISQVYGMHNEPGIPVGQFAIRKGSTMAAADAFEITITGKGSHAAAPHLSIDPVLTSAYIIIALQSIVSRETDPLKSLVVTVATTHGGTAGNVIPGSVTLTGTVRTLLPETRDFAEKRLKEVATATAMAHGATAEVKYDRGYPVTFNHNDETEFATGVAMGVAGANAVNTNPNPHMGAEDFSYMLEARPGAFIFIGNGDTAGLHNAAYDFNDDALPYGISYWVSMAETALAA; translated from the coding sequence ATGCCGATATTGAACCGTGTGGCCGAGATGCAGGAAGATGTTGCCGGCTGGAGGCGCCACCTGCACGAGACGCCGGAACTGCTTTACGATGTCTTCGAAACATCGAAATTCGTGGCCGAAAAACTGACCTCCTTCGGCTGCGACATCGTCGAGACCGGCATCGGCAAGACCGGCGTCGTCGGCATCATCCGGGGGCGGCACGGGGATGGCCCCACCATCGGTTTCCGCTCCGACATGGACGCTTTGCCGATTCTGGAAACCAGCGGCAAGCCCTGGGCTTCCAAAATTCCGGGCAAGGCCCATTCCTGCGGTCATGACGGGCACACCGCCATGCTTCTGGGGGCGGCGCAATATCTGGCCGAGACCCGCAATTTCAAGGGTTCCGTCGCGGTCATTTTCCAGCCGGCGGAGGAGGGCGGGGCAGGCGCGCTTGCCATGCTCAACGACGGCATGATGGAGAAGTTCGGCATTTCACAGGTCTATGGCATGCATAACGAGCCCGGCATTCCCGTCGGGCAATTCGCCATTCGCAAGGGCTCGACCATGGCGGCGGCGGATGCCTTCGAGATCACGATTACCGGCAAGGGCAGCCATGCGGCCGCGCCGCATCTTTCCATCGATCCGGTTCTGACGTCGGCCTATATCATCATCGCCCTGCAATCCATCGTCTCGCGTGAGACGGACCCGTTGAAATCGCTCGTCGTCACCGTCGCCACCACCCACGGCGGCACCGCGGGCAATGTCATTCCCGGTTCGGTGACGCTGACGGGCACGGTACGCACCCTGCTGCCGGAAACCCGCGATTTTGCCGAAAAGCGCCTGAAGGAAGTGGCCACCGCCACTGCCATGGCGCATGGCGCGACGGCCGAGGTGAAATACGACCGCGGTTATCCCGTCACCTTCAACCACAATGACGAGACCGAATTCGCGACCGGCGTGGCGATGGGCGTGGCCGGTGCAAATGCCGTCAACACCAATCCCAACCCGCATATGGGGGCGGAGGATTTCTCCTACATGCTGGAAGCGCGCCCCGGCGCCTTCATTTTCATCGGCAATGGCGATACCGCCGGGCTTCACAATGCGGCTTACGATTTCAACGACGACGCCTTGCCCTATGGCATCAGCTACTGGGTCTCGATGGCCGAAACCGCGCTTGCTGCGTAA
- a CDS encoding DJ-1/PfpI family protein, which produces MPKKILMITGDFAEDYETMVPFQTLLAVGHTVHAVCPGKKAGQTIATAIHDFEGDQTYSEKRGHNFALNATFADIKVADYDALVIPGGRAPEYLRLNADVLTAVKHFFEADKPVAAVCHGAQLLAAAGVLKGRTCSAYPACRPEVELAGGTYADIAIDAAVTDGKLVTAPAWPAHPAWLSQFMAVLGK; this is translated from the coding sequence ATGCCGAAGAAGATTTTGATGATCACCGGCGATTTCGCCGAGGATTATGAGACCATGGTGCCGTTCCAGACGCTGCTCGCGGTCGGCCACACGGTGCACGCCGTCTGCCCCGGCAAGAAGGCGGGCCAGACCATTGCCACGGCCATCCATGATTTCGAGGGCGACCAGACCTATTCGGAAAAACGCGGCCATAATTTCGCGCTCAACGCCACCTTCGCCGATATCAAGGTTGCGGATTACGATGCGCTGGTCATTCCCGGCGGCCGCGCGCCGGAATATCTGCGGCTCAATGCGGATGTGCTGACTGCGGTGAAACATTTCTTCGAGGCCGACAAGCCGGTGGCCGCCGTTTGCCATGGCGCGCAATTGCTCGCGGCTGCGGGCGTCCTGAAGGGCCGCACCTGCTCGGCCTATCCCGCCTGCCGCCCCGAAGTGGAACTGGCGGGCGGCACCTATGCCGATATCGCCATCGATGCGGCCGTTACCGACGGCAAGCTGGTAACGGCGCCCGCATGGCCGGCGCATCCGGCCTGGCTTTCGCAATTCATGGCCGTGCTCGGCAAATAG
- a CDS encoding sugar-binding transcriptional regulator: MARRNDAHGRLDDAARAGWLYYVAGRTQDEIAAAMGISRQSAQRLVSLAVAERLIKVRLDHPIAACLEKAERLKEKFDLRYIEVVPSDPAGVSSTVGIAEAGAAEIERWLKNADPIVLAIGTGRTLKAAVDQLPPMECPQHRIVSLTGNIGPDGSAAYYNVIFSMADAIKARHFPMPLPVLCSSAEERELLHDQSMVRSTLALGAAANVTFVGVGELGENAPLCVDGFLGVDEMKALMASGAVGEICGWMYDANGRILEHSVNERVASVPIPSRETCTVIGMAQGARKNASILAALRGELLNGLITDEVTSEYLLTH, from the coding sequence ATGGCCAGACGAAACGACGCACATGGACGGCTGGACGATGCGGCCCGTGCCGGCTGGCTTTATTATGTCGCCGGCCGCACGCAGGATGAAATCGCCGCCGCCATGGGCATTTCCCGGCAATCGGCGCAGCGGCTGGTGTCGCTTGCCGTTGCCGAACGGCTGATCAAGGTGCGGCTCGATCACCCCATCGCCGCCTGTCTCGAGAAAGCCGAGCGGCTCAAGGAAAAATTCGACCTTAGATATATCGAGGTGGTGCCGAGCGATCCGGCCGGCGTCTCCTCCACTGTCGGCATTGCCGAGGCCGGGGCGGCGGAAATCGAACGCTGGCTGAAAAATGCCGATCCCATTGTGCTCGCTATCGGTACCGGCCGTACCTTGAAGGCCGCCGTCGACCAGCTGCCGCCAATGGAGTGCCCGCAGCATCGCATCGTCTCACTGACGGGCAATATCGGGCCGGATGGCTCGGCCGCGTATTATAACGTCATCTTCAGCATGGCCGATGCCATCAAGGCCCGGCATTTTCCAATGCCGCTGCCGGTTTTGTGCTCCTCTGCGGAGGAACGCGAATTGCTGCACGACCAGTCCATGGTGCGCTCCACGCTGGCGCTGGGTGCTGCGGCCAATGTCACCTTCGTCGGTGTCGGCGAACTCGGTGAAAACGCGCCGCTCTGCGTCGATGGTTTTCTCGGTGTCGATGAGATGAAGGCGCTGATGGCAAGCGGTGCCGTCGGCGAGATCTGCGGCTGGATGTATGATGCCAATGGCCGCATTCTCGAGCATTCCGTCAACGAGCGCGTCGCCTCCGTTCCCATCCCTTCAAGAGAGACCTGCACCGTCATCGGCATGGCGCAGGGCGCGCGCAAGAATGCCTCGATTCTGGCGGCGCTGAGGGGTGAACTTCTGAACGGCCTCATCACTGATGAAGTGACAAGTGAATATTTGCTCACGCATTGA
- a CDS encoding ABC transporter permease has product MFTFTLRRLAFAVPTLLVISFVIFALLDLAPNDPTGDLPLTIPPEVREQIRASLGLDQPFFIRYLMWLQQFFINEPLNLIERLTGWQIGDGSRMRVLSWATRSPVVDLVIQRMPQTLWVVGLAYLFGALLAIPIGVISAYKQYSIFDQIGTFVSMVGYSVPTFFTGVLLVVIFSSYLQWFPSVYDTNLQVTDWGSFVAQVKQMFLPVLVLTLYNVSQISRFVRASMLDNLHQDYVRTARAKGVKEKSVLLIHVLRNSLIPVVTVIALGVPTIFSGAIITEQIFRVNGLGQLLITAVQGADIPLVQTLTFIFAVLIVLFNLIADVLYGILDPRIRYD; this is encoded by the coding sequence ATGTTTACCTTTACGCTCCGGCGGCTTGCCTTTGCCGTACCGACGCTGCTCGTCATCAGCTTCGTCATCTTCGCGCTGCTCGATCTTGCGCCGAACGACCCGACCGGCGATCTGCCGCTCACCATCCCGCCGGAAGTGCGTGAGCAAATCCGCGCCTCGCTTGGCCTCGATCAGCCCTTCTTCATCCGTTACCTGATGTGGCTGCAGCAATTCTTCATCAACGAACCGCTGAACCTCATTGAAAGGCTGACCGGCTGGCAGATCGGCGATGGCAGCCGCATGCGGGTGCTCTCCTGGGCGACACGCAGCCCGGTGGTCGATCTCGTCATTCAGCGCATGCCACAGACATTGTGGGTGGTAGGCCTCGCCTATCTCTTCGGTGCGCTGCTGGCGATCCCGATCGGCGTGATTTCCGCCTACAAGCAATATTCGATCTTCGACCAGATCGGCACCTTCGTCTCGATGGTCGGTTATTCGGTGCCGACCTTCTTCACTGGCGTGCTGCTAGTCGTCATCTTCAGCTCCTACCTGCAATGGTTCCCTTCCGTTTATGATACCAATCTTCAAGTGACAGACTGGGGAAGTTTCGTGGCGCAGGTGAAGCAGATGTTCCTGCCCGTGCTGGTGCTGACGCTCTACAATGTCTCGCAGATCAGCCGCTTCGTGCGCGCCTCGATGCTGGACAATCTGCACCAGGATTATGTGCGCACCGCACGCGCCAAGGGCGTGAAGGAAAAATCCGTGCTGCTCATCCACGTGCTGCGCAACAGCCTGATCCCGGTGGTGACGGTGATTGCGCTCGGCGTGCCGACGATCTTTTCCGGCGCCATCATCACCGAGCAAATCTTCCGCGTGAACGGGCTTGGCCAATTGCTGATCACCGCCGTTCAGGGCGCGGATATTCCGCTGGTGCAGACGCTGACCTTCATTTTCGCGGTACTGATCGTGCTCTTCAACCTGATTGCCGACGTGCTGTACGGCATTCTCGACCCGAGGATCCGCTATGACTGA
- a CDS encoding peptide ABC transporter substrate-binding protein → MKKRSVLFASTVAAMALAGSAAHAERGSDGELKILFWQAVSTLNPYLSAGTKEVYSSSMVIEPLARYDEKGELVPMLVTEIPTVDNGGVAKDLLSMTWKLKSDVKWSDGTPFTAEDVIFTWKYCLAPDGGCAQAAQYEGVKNVEAVDAHTVKISFTEPKPYPYSAFVGAQSPVIQKKQFEKCVGAAAPGCTSANFGPIGTGPFVVKDFKPNDVISFVANTNYRDPAKPAFATATLKGGGDAASAARAVLETGEFDYAWNMQVEPEVLATMVAAGKGKLETAFGTQVERINLNWYNPDPSLGDKRSTKEGGPHPAISDPAVRRALSLAIDRDIIDEAGYGEAGKPTCNIVPAPEAFASTKNDSWCLKQDVEGANKLLDDAGWVKGADGIRAKNGVKLSFLYQTSTNSVRQATQELVKDMWSQIGVASELRNVSASVFFGGDPASPDTFQKFYADVEMYTNNFDGTDPEKYLAEWLCDKIPAPANGWQGQNIPRYCNPAFDKLVGELSKTADLAKRGEISKQLNDMLTEEGAHIPLIHRGSVSSHSLTLEGVRMNAWDSELWNVADWSRKK, encoded by the coding sequence ATGAAGAAGCGCAGCGTTCTCTTTGCCAGCACGGTGGCGGCCATGGCTCTGGCAGGCTCTGCCGCCCATGCCGAGCGTGGCAGTGACGGCGAACTGAAAATCCTGTTCTGGCAGGCCGTATCGACACTTAACCCTTATCTTTCTGCGGGCACGAAGGAAGTCTACAGCTCGTCCATGGTGATTGAGCCGCTGGCGCGCTACGACGAAAAGGGCGAGCTGGTGCCGATGCTGGTCACCGAAATTCCGACGGTCGACAATGGCGGCGTCGCGAAGGACCTGCTCAGCATGACCTGGAAGCTGAAAAGCGACGTGAAATGGTCGGATGGCACACCGTTCACCGCCGAGGACGTCATTTTCACCTGGAAATATTGCCTTGCACCGGATGGCGGCTGCGCGCAGGCGGCGCAATATGAAGGCGTGAAGAATGTCGAGGCCGTCGACGCCCATACCGTCAAGATCAGCTTCACCGAACCGAAACCTTACCCCTATTCCGCATTCGTCGGCGCGCAATCGCCGGTTATCCAGAAGAAGCAGTTTGAAAAATGCGTTGGCGCTGCTGCGCCCGGCTGCACTTCCGCCAATTTCGGCCCCATCGGCACCGGCCCCTTCGTGGTCAAGGATTTCAAGCCGAACGACGTGATCAGCTTCGTCGCCAACACCAATTACCGCGACCCCGCCAAGCCCGCCTTCGCCACCGCAACCCTGAAGGGCGGCGGCGATGCCGCTTCTGCCGCGCGCGCCGTGCTGGAAACCGGCGAATTCGACTATGCCTGGAACATGCAGGTGGAGCCGGAAGTCCTCGCCACCATGGTGGCTGCCGGTAAAGGCAAGCTGGAAACCGCCTTCGGCACCCAGGTCGAACGTATCAATCTCAACTGGTACAATCCCGATCCGTCGCTCGGCGACAAGCGCTCCACCAAGGAGGGCGGCCCGCACCCGGCCATATCAGACCCGGCCGTGCGCCGTGCGCTTTCGCTTGCCATCGACCGCGATATCATCGACGAGGCCGGTTATGGTGAGGCGGGCAAGCCGACCTGCAATATCGTGCCGGCGCCGGAAGCCTTCGCTTCCACCAAGAATGACAGCTGGTGCCTGAAGCAGGATGTGGAAGGCGCAAACAAGCTGCTGGACGATGCCGGCTGGGTAAAGGGTGCGGACGGCATCCGCGCCAAGAACGGCGTGAAGCTCTCCTTCCTCTACCAGACCTCCACCAATTCTGTTCGCCAGGCCACGCAGGAACTGGTGAAGGACATGTGGTCGCAGATCGGCGTCGCTTCCGAGCTGCGCAATGTCAGCGCCTCGGTCTTCTTCGGCGGCGACCCGGCAAGCCCGGATACCTTCCAGAAATTTTATGCCGACGTCGAAATGTACACCAATAATTTCGACGGCACCGACCCGGAAAAATATCTGGCGGAATGGCTGTGCGACAAGATCCCGGCACCCGCTAACGGCTGGCAGGGGCAAAACATTCCGCGTTATTGCAACCCGGCATTCGACAAGCTGGTCGGCGAACTCTCCAAGACCGCAGACCTTGCCAAGCGCGGTGAAATTTCCAAGCAGCTGAACGACATGCTGACGGAGGAAGGCGCGCATATTCCGCTCATCCACCGCGGCAGCGTTTCCTCGCATTCGCTGACGCTGGAAGGCGTTCGCATGAATGCCTGGGATTCGGAACTCTGGAACGTCGCGGACTGGTCCCGCAAGAAGTAA
- a CDS encoding sugar ABC transporter permease, with amino-acid sequence MATRNTSGLARVMLAPSVLLLLVWMIVPLAMTLWFSFQNYNLLNPANVSFAGLFNYQYFYTDPAFFQSIWNTLLIVGGVLAITVIGGIAIALLLDNDIFGQGIVRIMIISPFFVMPPVAALVWKNMIMHPGYGVLADLSRFFGLQPVDWFAQFPLLSIIIIVAWQWLPFATLILLTALQSLDGEQKEAAEMDGANFVNRFIYLTLPHLSRAITVVILIQTIFLLGVYAEILVTTNGGPGYASTNLAFLIYRTALLGYDVGGASAGGIIAVILANIVAIFLMRAVGKNLDR; translated from the coding sequence ATGGCAACTCGAAACACGAGCGGTCTGGCGCGGGTCATGCTTGCGCCATCGGTACTGTTATTGCTGGTGTGGATGATCGTGCCTCTGGCGATGACGCTGTGGTTCTCGTTCCAGAACTACAATCTCCTCAACCCGGCCAATGTCAGCTTTGCGGGCCTGTTCAATTACCAGTATTTCTACACCGACCCGGCCTTCTTCCAGTCGATCTGGAACACGCTTTTGATCGTCGGCGGCGTGCTTGCGATCACCGTCATCGGCGGTATCGCCATTGCGCTCTTGCTCGACAATGACATTTTCGGCCAGGGCATCGTCCGCATCATGATCATCTCGCCCTTCTTCGTCATGCCGCCGGTGGCCGCATTGGTGTGGAAGAACATGATCATGCATCCCGGTTACGGCGTGCTTGCCGATCTCTCCCGCTTCTTCGGCCTGCAGCCGGTCGACTGGTTTGCGCAGTTTCCGCTGCTCTCCATCATCATCATCGTCGCCTGGCAATGGCTGCCCTTTGCGACGCTGATCCTCTTGACCGCCCTGCAGTCGCTCGATGGCGAGCAGAAGGAAGCCGCCGAGATGGATGGCGCCAACTTCGTCAACCGCTTCATCTATCTGACGCTGCCGCATCTGTCGCGCGCCATCACCGTCGTCATTCTCATCCAGACGATCTTCCTGCTCGGCGTTTACGCGGAAATCCTCGTCACCACCAATGGCGGACCGGGTTATGCCTCCACCAACCTCGCCTTCCTCATCTATCGCACCGCGCTTCTCGGTTACGACGTCGGCGGCGCTTCGGCCGGCGGCATCATCGCCGTCATCCTCGCCAATATCGTCGCCATCTTCCTGATGCGCGCCGTCGGCAAGAACCTCGACCGGTAA